One stretch of Candidatus Saccharimonadales bacterium DNA includes these proteins:
- a CDS encoding pyridoxamine 5'-phosphate oxidase family protein: MNDPRKVRIENVKSLLQEICHVAIATVNEDGSPHNTPVFAGISNDLRIFWASHPDSVHSQNIDRSERAFIVLFDSINKGEGLYINAAARKVSTEMFDEGLKVLNDTRTRRGRNIVAKDKFSDTTQVLYYAEPIELWVNAVERDQLDNIIRDYRFEVSLEDLKHVDGAGV, encoded by the coding sequence ATGAATGATCCGCGCAAGGTTCGTATCGAGAACGTTAAAAGTCTGCTTCAAGAAATTTGCCATGTCGCTATAGCGACGGTCAACGAAGACGGGTCACCCCACAACACCCCTGTATTTGCTGGAATTAGTAATGATCTTAGGATTTTTTGGGCATCTCATCCTGATTCGGTGCATTCGCAAAACATTGATCGTAGCGAGCGGGCATTTATCGTGTTGTTTGATTCGATCAATAAAGGAGAGGGGTTGTATATCAACGCTGCGGCCCGAAAGGTTTCAACGGAAATGTTTGACGAGGGTTTGAAAGTATTAAACGACACGCGTACGCGACGCGGTCGTAATATTGTAGCGAAGGACAAGTTTTCAGATACGACACAGGTACTCTACTATGCCGAGCCTATAGAGTTATGGGTTAACGCGGTTGAAAGGGATCAGTTGGACAACATCATTCGCGACTACCGCTTCGAGGTTTCGCTTGAGGACTTGAAGCATGTTGACGGGGCTGGGGTCTAA
- a CDS encoding HAD-IA family hydrolase — translation MIKAVIFDCFGVLTGEGLVPFRERHFGHDAELLKTSKQLSWQMVLGKITFDEMLQKFAKTADMAYEDVVKEIEVLSHTKNEELLAFIRTSLKPIYKIGVLSNIPENRFEMIFDEEDDALFDAKALSWQIGHAKPEPEAYHIAAEMLGVSPHEAIFIDDRHAYLKGAERVGMATIKYESFPQFNADLNQLIAGMDREIGLTFSRKSDTI, via the coding sequence ATGATAAAAGCAGTTATCTTCGATTGTTTTGGCGTGTTAACCGGCGAAGGTTTAGTGCCGTTTCGGGAGCGTCATTTTGGCCATGATGCAGAACTTCTCAAAACAAGTAAGCAATTGTCGTGGCAAATGGTTCTTGGCAAAATTACTTTCGATGAAATGCTCCAAAAATTTGCCAAGACCGCGGATATGGCTTATGAAGATGTCGTCAAAGAGATCGAGGTGTTGTCGCATACGAAGAACGAGGAATTACTTGCATTTATCAGAACAAGCTTAAAACCCATCTACAAAATCGGCGTCCTTAGCAATATTCCTGAAAATAGATTTGAAATGATTTTTGACGAAGAGGACGATGCTCTTTTCGATGCGAAAGCATTATCATGGCAAATTGGTCATGCCAAGCCTGAGCCCGAGGCATATCACATAGCCGCCGAAATGCTTGGCGTCAGTCCCCATGAAGCGATTTTTATTGACGATAGACACGCGTATCTAAAAGGTGCCGAGCGCGTAGGGATGGCGACTATTAAATACGAATCTTTTCCGCAATTTAATGCCGACTTGAACCAATTAATCGCCGGTATGGATAGGGAAATAGGGTTGACTTTTAGCCGTAAAAGTGATACCATATAG